The genomic DNA GTTAAACCTATTGAAACTAAAACATGTATCACTTATATGAATTGACCCGAGGTGTGGTTGGTTGACCTGTATTGTGGTGGGggtaataatttaatttggtattagagccaaaaagtcatgagatcgaaccttgattttatcaaattatctcaatttaattaaatattctatgtgttAGATATCATCTATTAAAAAGGGATTTAAACTCATGCGtgagaaaaaaatgtttaagtaataattaaatgattaaatttattcttttcaGCATTATACGATTCCGTCAAGCTTCTATGGGCCTTGGTAGACTTATATTCAGTGCGGAGTTATATCATTTCATTGAAAAAGATGTCTCAATCTCAATGAAATGAATTCTAACAGAAAATGAGTGCATCAGGAATTAATGGATTGCCTACCAACCTCAAACTACTCTATGAGGCAGGTTTAAGAATACCCTTTTGTTGGTTGAAAATGACAAATTGTTTTTCCTATGGCTTGATCTTCTAGGCAGCCCAAATCATCAATTAAACAGCTTGCTACCTATCTTTGGACTTATTTGCTACAAATGTCAAATCAACTACCTTATTACCTAATGCTCCATATAAATGTTTTGAGGTCATTTTTTCTTCAAGTCGTTTTAACGGCATTAAACTTTAAAGGAGAGCTTGAGGAGTGCTTTGGATCACCATGCTTGTAGAAGCTACTACTCTGGAGATCTGTNNNNNNNNNNNNNNNNNNNNNNNNNNNNNNNNNNNNNNNNNNNNNNNNNNNNNNNNNNNNNNNNNNNNNNNNNNNNNNNNNNNNNNNNNNNNNNNNNNNNATAACAAAAgaagataattaaaagaaattaaaaatttgatactcttaattaaaatttttaaaattttaaaaacagggtcaatgaaaattaaaaaaaaaaattgtgaagctTCCTCCTTTATGCCTATTGTGGGGGCTTTGTCATTATTTTTCCTATCTCTCAAACGTCAAATCTTCTCTATTCATCTCACAATATAGGTAGTGTCTTCATTTGCATGTGAGGTTGAGAACTTTTGGGTGCCTCGGTTATAGTGCTTTGAAAGATTCTTCAACACAAAAGTAAAGGGAATAAGTACCCACAAAAGGGCAAAAAAGATCATCAATCATCATCCCTAACGTTCTATTCTAATCATTCTACCCCACCAAAGTCTACCTTTACTTTTTCGTAAAATCAGAACCCAAAGGTAGAAGaagcccaagaaaaaaaaaaaaaaaacctaaacggagataacattaaaaaatagaaaaagaaaagaaaaaaaaaaagacccacaTTATCCCTTCAAGCACAATCTTATCTCTTTCTCACTTAATTGCTTTTCAAACACAAAGGAATCCCAATGTTCCACCCCCACCGACTGCGATTTCTTTTACTTAAAAGCCTTTAAATAccgtttagattttattttattgtatttaatgacGTACATAATTCGatgtattatttaaaatttttaaatgacgtgactCATGTTTGCCTTTTGCCGACAAAGTGTGAGCTAACAGATTCTTTGAGATTgttaatgaatttattttttgcaaggGTCTACCAAGCTTATTATCtgttttttattcttctattaCGCTGATTAAATTGGCGTATTCTTTTTTGTCTAGAGTAAGTGAAGAAATAAAACTTTGACCGTAATTTAGCAGACCTTTGTGTTCTATGTCATCTGCTAACAACTCCAATTCATAtgataaatcaattttttttttttttttcttgttttctcaaaatattttgttGCTTGTTCGACTTGCTCTAGACTCCGAGAAAAATCAATTGAAACTTCATTAACAAATAGCCTTTTAATATAGACCATAAAATAAAACCGTGTAGAATTATAGAACTTAATAACAATTTATGATGACGTGGGAAGAATCTAAAGAGGACTACTTTAGTTCATAGGGCTTCGTATAAGTTGATGAGAAGgccaattaaaataattaaagtgaTTTGTCCCATTAGGAGttttaattaatgataaattaaaatatgtttagTGTTTGCTTGCAGTAATGACTAAAATATGAGAAGATGAGGCCAAAGCAAATGGTCATTCAACTAacaaatacttgttttattttggtAGATGAAGATTGGTGATTCGGTGACCAGAACTTGTCCCTTTTGATTTCTTTATTCATATTTGTCAGTTTATTATGTtaaattggtgatttaacagatTCCGGAGATATAAAACGTGGCCACGTTAAAAGATGGAACTCTGATATTATGTTGAAGTTTGTGAAGAAATTTAAAATacgagaataataacaaaagtaagagagagaaaagagaaataaagaatTATAGGTGATTCGGTGTTAGATATCTACGTCCACCATTTTGAATAGCCCTTAGAGACATTGTGCTCACATTAGCTTGAttgtttataatatatatgtcctatatattagaaaatataaagaaataatataaattcagaatatatttaaataggaagaaatagaacttttggattgttttatttttgaggGAAATCTTCTTATACTCCTTAGGTCTAGGCTTGAATTCTTAGTTTTAATAACTAAAACTTGTGATAAATAGgtcattttgtcatttttatttattttttcatttataagcATGTGTGACATGATGATATCATTTTCGGATAATGCTAGACATCCTAAGAGATTTTTCTCAAATTGCTTTTCAAATGATGTGgcaagcatttttttctttaaaaaattcgCATTCTCTTTCCTTTGTCTCTCACTCCTTCCCAAAATAGTGCTTtccacatcatttgggaaggATTTTGGGACACCTAGCAGCCGTCATCATTTTTTAATACACGTGGTACAATTTCATTAGGTTTACGCGGAGAAAATAGCATAATGGTACTTCTATTGGCCAAAACTTAGatttttaattgtcaaaattagacACTCAATTTCTTATCTATCGCAAAGCTAAAACTAAAACTCGAAGCAATTTTCGTTATTCACATACTGACACATGTCAACAAGTTGTAAAACAATTATAAATCTAACATTTTCCATAACTAAATAGCCAAAtcagaaaaataaaggaaaaggaaacaTGGTAAATTTAAGAAAGTAacataaggaaaggaaaatagtTCTCAAGATTTGCTAATTGGATCCTTTTTTTCACCTATTCTCCATCGTTCATCCATTCGGTTACTTTTACCCAtcgtaaataaattattatctattaatcatgcatcacttttctaaaagagaaacaaaaggacACAgtttgcttctctctctctctctatcaataaaacagagaaaaaacaaacaaatcaggACAAAAGTGATTGAAAATATTGCAACGTTGCCTGTCCCCCAGTCCTGATGAGTGATGTCGTGGCCTGTTTTCTGTCATAGTAAAGAATATTGCATGTAGTTTCCTTTTTTGTCAAACATAATTAGACGGAGGAATGATGGaattgttagagtatatttaaATGACCTTAAATTTAGGAATTTGATGAAGATTGATGAAGATTAAATTAGTCTAACTTTAagaatttgattatgatttgatcagcATAAATTAGAagatttgattaagattttatttaggtgtaagctctataaatagagcattttgtattgtaaacaaattattcaataaaagcataatgtagCCCTTTAGGCTTTATCTGTGGACATAAGTCATaaaccgaaccacgtaaaattcTTTgtgtctatttattttattttcgcaatttatttctatttctttattaatttcttcatgAATACCACAGCTTTTACTAAAATCACATACAAATTCGGATATCGTAACTTTTACTATAGTCACGTAGACTCACGTACCACGTTAACTGCCATGTCCATATGTAAATATGGTAAGTGTAATGTAGACTATTATGCAGTAGTCCGCATTTTAGTAGTTGACGTGACGTGAACTACTCCGTAAACAGTAAAAGTTATAGTATCTCTCTCCGCTCTCTATTACATGTAATACTAGAAGTGTGGAAGAAGGAACATGAATACATGATGGTGCAGAAACAAGCTAGTGGGTGTGCCACAAACAATAGATGCAAGACAATGTCAATCAAAGCACCCAAGGCTGGCCAACAAATGCCTTCAAATAGATTATTGAAGCCTGGATTCATTTTCCACACCCTTAAACAACAGGGGAAGATACATTTGCCGGACTCGACACAATGAAGCTATATGTACATCAAAATAATAGAGGTAAAACATACAAAAGAATATTCAAATCAATGAACTAGCTAGGTATGGAAATCTAAATAGAGTTGTAAGAACAACATTTGAAGGGAGAAAAACTTTTCCCTGTCCCTAAAGCAATTGACTTACAACGACCACGAATTCTTTGAGTAAATAGATACAGGTTGCACAGTGAAGAACAGAATCATGCAAACTCCACCATCTCTGACCCTATAAGAGTAGTATAATCATATTTATAGATGCTTGTAATTGTATAGAACAGAAAAAGAATCATTAACAATATTCAAACAGATGAGGGAGAGGTTACCTCTAAGTGAACAAATTCAACCTTGCAATCAGCAGCATATTGTGTCATCCTTAGACCCTATGCCACACATTCAGATTCAATCTACCAGCCAATTTACATGCTTCTCCTGACGCCTTGAACTATTTTTTGCCCAAATTAAAATCTCATGTTGAATGTTCTTGCCAAACTGGAGCATCTATTGATTCCACGAGAGAAAGGATTATTTCATTTCCACACTTATCATTTAACATTGCCACTGTGTATCGGAGAGCGTAAAATCTGTTTGGACTCCTTATGTGCGGTGTCCTTCTGTAACTTTTCACTTTCAACTGCTTTCTTCATTTCAAGCTCAAGCTGCCTGCAGTTCTCTTCATGGGATTTGTTGAACATTCTCATAAAGTTGAGCAGAGTTGAAATAACTGCAGATGTGATTCAGAAGAGCAATAAGGTAGTGGAAATTACAGTGAAAATACCTGGGTATGTACTGCCCTCAAATTAGACTTTATTGACTATACATATAGATAGAGCAGATGATCAACTTTAAGATTAGCAaactaaaaaccctaaaccccttTTTTTAGATAGCTTTCACAAACAGATGAACAGCCAACACATGGGTCTTTAGTGGTCCAAAAGCTTATATCAGGGTCACTATAGCAACAATGTGTAGATTTAGATTGGGGAAACACCTTGATATATTATCATAGAGGAATTGATTAGTAAAGGCATCACACACAGCTTCCAATCTGATGACAGACTTAGAAATAGACAGATAACGAACGAACCgagatttcattaaatttaactattaaGTAGATCTCCAAAAACTTAGGAACTGCAAATTATTAAAACAGCTAAGAgatttcaaaaccaaaagatcAAACGTAGTACAGAATTTGAGCTTCATACTTCTGGTGACTGGTGGACCATCAGTTAATACAACATTAAATCAGAAAAGTTATAGGAACCAAAATTCTGAATATATACCAATACCATATATGAAAAAACAGATATATCAAAAACCAAAGTTTCCCTTTAACCTTATGGCAATCAAAATGTCAATTCCATTACTCACTGATCACCAGTTACAATACCTTGTTCAAAGGGGCAACGAGCGGGATCTTCTCCCAAATAAAGGATCAATGCATCCACATTTCTACCCTGTAAAATGTCCCAGAtgataaattattgttttttaccATTATAAAAGCTTAAACGCTCAACTAATCTTCAAAGCAAGACATACCACGCCAGAATACAATGAAGCCAAAGACCTCACTTCGGCTTCAGAATAAAGAAGGAACTCCTTTGAAGTctgaaagagataaaagaatACCATAGATTAAAGCCTAAACAACAGAAGAGGAGACATAAATCCCATGAAAACAAATTAGAACAAAGATCCAAGAAGCCTGATGAATGAAAGATAAAAGCATGACCCTGGGCTCCTTTAGATATAACTATATAAGCATCATAATTATCGTTTAAATGGTACTATCCAAACTGAAGGATGTGGTAGTGTCTTTTCATCATGTTGAATCAGATCTTTGACCATCTTTGACCATCTTATTTGAAAACCAATTAGTGTCCAGTAAGGGAAGCCAAAACTTTTTGTGGCATTTGAAATCGCATCCCATAAAACATGTTCTAAGAGCCGTCCACGTGAGCAAAGCGGCATTGTTGCACCTCaacatatcatttaaatattgtaATAGCAATATCCACACAAAAGATAGAGCAATTCATATAATCTCACAGTAGCTCAATGAAATAGAAGCTTCACTATCATCCAAACTCAACTATTTGGTTCACCTTTGTCTTATGAATAAGATACTCTTATAAATTTGTTAGACattgattaatgagaatttgAGTGTAAGGTTTACTGATCACGTAGCTGCCTAGGATATTCCtgtcctcttcttcttctgctctCAATTTATCTGCAATTTGCCCTCTGCTTTGCTTTTTTAAAACAGCATCTCGACATCAAACTGCCACAAAAGACCCTAGAATCCAAAGTTCAACATCTTAACTCAAAGGCTATCAATCTCTAAGCACCCTTATACTGATCAGTACACATCCCACCACATGCTATCCCTAGGTAATCATCTCTTTGGAAGAAACTGAGCGAAGATGTTGAGATGAATTAACAGAATTAATGAGTAGCcatacagaaaagaaaaaatgaaaatcaacagAAATAATTCTGGAAAATTTGAAGATAGCACTAGCACCAATGAAGGACAGTACAGAACCACTTTTTGCCCTTTCTAAATTGCAATATGAATGGGTTATCATTCACAATAGACACCAGAGAGACTGCACCAATAAGAGTGTCACGATTCAGGCAATGCAAAAAGCAGAATTCATTGTTGCAAGGGAAAACATGATTGCTTAGAAGTTGATggccttagagcattcccaatggaagagccaaatattacttttgtctaaaatagctcttcaaatgtttaaaaaaccccctacattggattagccaaaagaaaatgtaaaatagatatttgattggaggagctaaaaaaaaaacctaaatgtagcggcacttttcaagggagctattttatttttcattgtttctctcacctattttctctttttctcaaatcttttcctactttttctctacatgttctctttttcccaaaacttttctcattttttctcacatgttctttttttcccaaaacttttattacttttaataatattttaatagaatagataaaaatatagctaatcggatgtagagacatttaaaaatggcttagctaaactagataaaagtgagttttgagaagccattttccataaaaatatggctcctctattgggaatgctcttacatAGGGAAAATGGCCAAATAGTATTCAAGTTGCCGACCTTTATTTGCCTAGTGCCTTGCTTTACTGAGTTGAATCTCTTGGCAAAATCCTTTTGAGCCATATATAATTCTAAAGAGTGGACTAGGTGAACATATGATCCGAACAAGATATAAACTTGAATACGTCATCCAATAACAATAAAATgcaaattagaaaagaaaacgTGCAGATATGGATAGATCTTGTCTAtggtgaccaaaaaaaaaaacgcttatATACCTTACGGAATTTTTCTGATACAGGACCATCATTTTCAGAGGTGGATAGTTCCTGTATAACTTGCTCCAATCCTTTGCTTATGGCCTGCATTTCCTCTGCCAAAAATTTCAATTGTATCTGGATAGGAATCACAAATTTCAGTCAAGAAGTGCCACTCTACAAAGTTCCTTAAATGATTctcaccaaaaacaaataagaatacCTTTGATGCAGGCTCCAAGCTGGCAAGGTCGTTGGAAAAATCTAAAACTTCTGGAAGTTTATCAGCAAGCACCTACAGCTTATCAAGCAAACTCAAACTTAATCACTTACTATGCAGGTAAACTTATCCACTGGCAAGTACTAGAAAAGCTAATCAATATATTGCCCAAAACATACTATACCATAATTGATGAACATAATGGACTTCTATACCAAAACCACATATTAAGGCACACGCTTTAGTTTTAGTGATAACAAGGCATGCTTCTTTTTCAAAATGGTATGTGGTAAGTTACACACATCCGATGGGACTAGAACCCACGACCTCACCCTCTACCTCGCTATAAAGGGAGGAAGTATCATTCgagctaaagctcattggtCAAGGTATGCTTCTTATATGCAGATGTGTAAAAACCATCAAAGAATCAAATCTTGAGACGTCATTAGCATAATGAATGACCCATCCTGTTACaattaaaagattttcaaaCACCTACATGATGCATCCAACAAATTAACGTTTAGgaagaaaaattagaagaagTATATATAGCAACGGCCTTTGTAATATATGTTAAACCCCTCCCCCcacctttctctctttttttgagGGGATGAGGAGAGCAACCTTTTTTCAACGGGCCAAATTCTTAATAGACCCCAACTGTAAGGTCAGAATTGAGATTGTGAGGGACCCCCGATGGACCCCCTTACCCCCTGGGCACCTTCAAAATCTGTCCATGACTATTTAGTCAGCACCAGAATTTCTAAAAGTTGTGTTTTCCAGTTAATTTGTTACAAAGAAATGGCAGAAAATCACATTTGAGTCTTCTTCTAGCTCTAACAACAATATTCTTGAACTTGATCTCATTAAGATACCCT from Corylus avellana chromosome ca6, CavTom2PMs-1.0 includes the following:
- the LOC132184618 gene encoding formin-like protein 13, whose amino-acid sequence is MTLMHYLCKVLADKLPEVLDFSNDLASLEPASKIQLKFLAEEMQAISKGLEQVIQELSTSENDGPVSEKFRKTSKEFLLYSEAEVRSLASLYSGVGRNVDALILYLGEDPARCPFEQVISTLLNFMRMFNKSHEENCRQLELEMKKAVESEKLQKDTAHKESKQILRSPIHSGNVK